A single region of the Hoeflea prorocentri genome encodes:
- a CDS encoding phytoene desaturase produces MGSGRTAAVIGSGFGGLALAIRLQSAGISTTLYEKRDRPGGRAYVYEDEGFVFDAGPTVITDPASLRELWELSGRNMDDYVTLLPVDPFYQLCWEDGYRFDYVNDQERLDAQISQKSPQDVDGYRRFLEYSNDVYREGYEKLGAVPFLSFWNMVKVAPQLIRLESHRSVYSKVSAFIKDEQLRQAFSFHSLLVGGNPFDTSSIYTLIHALERRGGVWFAKGGTGSLVRGMVRLFEDLGGTVHLSTPVDRVETENGRARAVIAQGKRTAFDMVACNADVVHLYEHLLRDDAHGKGQANALKKKRFSMSLFVIYFGLKGKRPDLKHHMVLFGPRYRELINDIFKADQLADDFSLYLHCPSVTDDTMAPEGDSAYYVLSPVPHLGTADIDWEQEAPRYRDRILDYLEERYIPNLKRDLVTCRTFSPFDFRDELNSHLGSAFSVEPLLTQSAWFRPHNRDSKIENLYLVGAGTHPGAGIPGVVGSAKATAGLMISEADLDIADAS; encoded by the coding sequence ATGGGTAGCGGCAGGACGGCGGCAGTCATCGGTTCAGGTTTCGGAGGATTGGCTCTGGCCATCCGTCTGCAAAGCGCCGGCATATCGACAACACTCTACGAGAAGCGCGACCGTCCCGGCGGACGGGCCTATGTCTATGAAGATGAAGGCTTCGTGTTCGATGCCGGGCCGACGGTGATCACCGATCCCGCATCCTTGCGCGAGCTTTGGGAGTTGTCCGGGCGCAACATGGATGACTACGTTACCCTGCTGCCGGTCGATCCGTTCTATCAGTTGTGCTGGGAGGACGGCTACCGGTTCGACTATGTTAACGACCAGGAACGGCTGGATGCGCAGATAAGCCAGAAATCTCCGCAAGATGTGGATGGCTACCGGCGCTTCCTTGAGTATTCCAACGATGTTTACCGGGAAGGTTATGAGAAGCTTGGCGCGGTGCCTTTTTTGAGTTTCTGGAACATGGTGAAGGTCGCACCCCAGCTTATCCGTCTGGAGAGCCATCGCAGCGTCTATTCAAAAGTGTCGGCCTTCATAAAGGACGAGCAGCTTCGGCAGGCGTTTTCGTTCCACTCACTGCTGGTTGGCGGCAATCCGTTCGATACATCGTCGATCTATACGCTTATTCACGCGCTGGAGCGGCGCGGCGGCGTCTGGTTCGCCAAGGGCGGGACCGGCTCACTGGTTCGTGGCATGGTCAGGCTTTTTGAGGATCTCGGCGGAACGGTCCATCTGAGTACCCCTGTCGACCGGGTCGAAACGGAAAACGGACGTGCAAGGGCGGTTATCGCCCAGGGCAAACGCACCGCGTTCGACATGGTGGCCTGCAATGCCGACGTCGTGCATCTGTATGAGCACCTCCTGCGTGACGACGCCCATGGCAAAGGCCAGGCAAACGCCCTGAAAAAGAAGCGCTTTTCCATGTCGCTCTTTGTCATTTACTTTGGATTGAAGGGCAAGCGGCCGGACCTGAAACACCACATGGTCCTGTTCGGACCGCGATATCGCGAGCTGATCAACGATATCTTCAAGGCGGACCAGCTTGCCGATGATTTTTCACTTTATCTGCATTGCCCATCGGTGACGGACGATACGATGGCGCCAGAGGGCGATAGTGCCTATTACGTGCTGTCGCCGGTGCCGCATCTGGGAACGGCCGACATAGACTGGGAACAGGAAGCGCCGCGCTATCGCGACCGCATTCTGGATTATCTTGAAGAGCGGTATATTCCGAACCTGAAGCGTGATCTTGTGACGTGTCGGACATTCTCGCCCTTTGATTTTCGCGATGAGCTTAACTCGCATCTGGGCTCGGCCTTTTCCGTTGAACCGCTTCTGACCCAGAGTGCATGGTTCCGGCCGCATAACCGCGATTCAAAGATAGAAAATCTCTACCTGGTTGGAGCAGGAACGCATCCGGGTGCGGGTATCCCCGGCGTGGTGGGCTCAGCAAAGGCGACAGCCGGGCTCATGATCTCCGAGGCGGATTTGGACATTGCAGACGCCTCATGA
- a CDS encoding phytoene/squalene synthase family protein, with amino-acid sequence MSASMESNAATDTVLRVSEEMIAAGSKSFAAASRLFDPETRADAVMLYAWCRHADDVIDGQTLGHGMTADHRAGQQARLDELRDMTQAALAGQKTDDPVFEALRQVIARNDIPHRHPLELLKGFEMDVNERIYQTEADMLDYCYHVAGVVGVMMAMIMGAREQSVLDRASDLGLAFQQTNIARDVIDDARAGRTYLPAEWLTEVGIVQVDADDPDQWPKLHRLALRLLDGAEPYYESAYWGLAALPFRSAWAVAAARRVYREIGRVLRAGGPEAWKNRVSTSKQRKIILLALALGDVIATRFKGAASGAERVGFYQRPL; translated from the coding sequence ATGAGCGCCTCGATGGAAAGCAACGCCGCCACGGACACTGTTTTACGCGTCAGCGAAGAGATGATCGCCGCGGGGTCCAAAAGCTTCGCTGCGGCCTCGCGGCTCTTTGACCCTGAAACGCGTGCCGATGCGGTCATGCTTTATGCGTGGTGCCGCCATGCGGACGATGTGATTGACGGGCAGACACTTGGTCATGGGATGACTGCCGATCATCGTGCGGGTCAGCAGGCGCGGCTTGATGAGCTTCGCGATATGACGCAGGCCGCTTTAGCCGGTCAAAAAACGGACGATCCTGTTTTTGAAGCGTTGCGGCAGGTGATTGCGCGCAACGATATCCCGCACCGTCATCCTTTGGAGCTGCTGAAAGGCTTCGAGATGGATGTGAATGAACGTATCTATCAAACCGAAGCCGACATGCTGGATTACTGCTATCACGTTGCGGGCGTGGTCGGTGTCATGATGGCGATGATCATGGGTGCGCGCGAACAAAGCGTGCTGGACCGGGCCTCCGATCTCGGACTTGCCTTTCAACAGACCAACATTGCGCGTGACGTGATCGACGATGCGCGGGCAGGGCGGACCTATCTGCCAGCCGAGTGGCTGACGGAGGTCGGCATCGTGCAAGTCGATGCGGATGATCCGGATCAATGGCCGAAGCTGCACCGGCTCGCGCTGCGCCTGTTGGACGGTGCCGAACCATATTATGAGTCCGCCTATTGGGGGCTTGCAGCGCTGCCGTTTCGTTCCGCCTGGGCGGTGGCCGCCGCGCGGCGTGTCTACCGTGAAATCGGCAGGGTATTGCGGGCCGGCGGTCCGGAGGCGTGGAAAAATCGCGTTTCCACGTCGAAACAGCGCAAGATCATTCTGCTGGCCCTTGCGCTTGGCGACGTGATCGCGACGCGCTTCAAGGGTGCTGCATCCGGTGCTGAAAGGGTTGGTTTTTATCAAAGACCGCTTTAG
- a CDS encoding sterol desaturase family protein encodes MSNFLIAAAIVVGTIALMELFAWWAHKYVMHGWGWGWHRSHHEPHDDAFEKNDLYAAVFACVAIALFWIGTTYWVIWWLAVGITCYGALYFIAHDGLVHHRWPFRYVPKKGYFKRLYQAHRLHHAVKGKEGCVSFGFLWAPSLDSLKEELRENRKALDLELYDNTATLDDR; translated from the coding sequence ATGAGCAACTTTCTGATCGCTGCAGCCATAGTCGTCGGCACCATTGCGTTGATGGAGCTGTTTGCCTGGTGGGCGCACAAATATGTCATGCATGGATGGGGATGGGGCTGGCACCGTTCCCACCATGAGCCGCACGATGACGCTTTCGAGAAGAACGACCTCTACGCTGCCGTCTTTGCTTGCGTGGCGATAGCGTTGTTCTGGATCGGGACAACCTATTGGGTCATCTGGTGGCTCGCCGTGGGAATAACATGCTACGGCGCGCTTTATTTCATCGCCCATGACGGGTTGGTCCATCATCGCTGGCCGTTCCGCTACGTTCCCAAAAAAGGCTATTTCAAACGTCTTTACCAGGCTCATCGCCTGCACCATGCGGTCAAGGGCAAGGAAGGCTGCGTATCCTTCGGGTTTTTGTGGGCGCCGAGCCTGGACAGTCTGAAGGAAGAACTGCGCGAGAACAGGAAGGCGCTGGATCTGGAACTCTACGACAATACCGCCACGCTGGACGATCGCTAA
- a CDS encoding ABC transporter permease, giving the protein MTGAILKVMVLGLVRDRGAFAMAFLLPPLIFVIFAAIFSGTSGDEMRLKVALFNAVGSQQSQTLEEALREEPTLRLHETAFESEAAVRAAVLSGDADVGLVVRGDLLGESDEAPILVVADAGRSMTGPILAGQVQRLIARNLPAVAMQRSLPAVEELAGGLSAEQRARLDAGLSAMEEGEDKDRDAGTSLVSIETLTGRSGGVTVSYYAGAVAIMFLLFSAMQGAATLIEERSSGIIDRVAVGPAGTDVIVLAKFLFLSIQGILQVSLIFLVAWLAYGVNVPGSFVPWAFTTVLAAAAAAGLALAMASACVSRQQANTISSFLVLVASAVGGSMVPRFMMPPWLQDLGWFTPNAWAIEAYQGALWRGAPLTALLPSFWPLAVAALLGLAAALALSRYRLKIG; this is encoded by the coding sequence ATGACCGGAGCAATTTTGAAGGTCATGGTTCTGGGGTTGGTGCGTGATCGTGGCGCGTTCGCAATGGCTTTCCTCCTGCCGCCGTTGATTTTTGTGATTTTCGCCGCAATTTTTTCCGGCACCAGCGGCGACGAAATGCGTTTGAAGGTCGCGCTGTTCAATGCGGTCGGCTCGCAGCAATCGCAAACGCTTGAAGAAGCACTCCGTGAAGAACCGACGCTGCGCCTGCATGAAACGGCATTCGAAAGCGAGGCGGCTGTTCGCGCCGCCGTTCTCTCCGGTGATGCCGATGTCGGACTGGTCGTCCGTGGCGACCTGCTGGGGGAAAGCGACGAAGCGCCGATACTGGTTGTGGCAGACGCCGGCCGTTCGATGACCGGCCCGATCCTTGCAGGCCAGGTTCAGCGGCTGATTGCCCGCAACCTGCCCGCTGTCGCCATGCAGCGGTCACTCCCGGCTGTCGAAGAACTTGCCGGCGGCCTTTCGGCGGAACAGCGTGCGCGGCTTGATGCAGGACTGTCTGCCATGGAAGAGGGCGAAGATAAGGATCGTGACGCCGGCACTTCACTCGTTTCCATCGAAACACTGACCGGGCGATCCGGCGGCGTGACCGTGAGCTACTACGCAGGCGCTGTAGCCATCATGTTTTTGCTGTTTTCAGCCATGCAAGGCGCGGCAACCTTAATCGAGGAGCGCAGTTCCGGCATTATCGACCGGGTTGCAGTCGGACCGGCAGGTACGGACGTCATTGTGCTGGCAAAGTTCCTGTTCCTGTCGATACAGGGCATCCTGCAAGTCAGCCTGATTTTTCTCGTCGCGTGGCTGGCCTATGGCGTCAATGTTCCGGGAAGTTTTGTGCCGTGGGCTTTTACAACGGTGCTGGCAGCCGCCGCGGCAGCGGGCCTTGCGTTGGCTATGGCGTCGGCCTGCGTCTCGCGGCAACAGGCCAATACCATCTCGAGTTTCCTCGTCCTCGTCGCCTCTGCTGTGGGCGGCTCGATGGTGCCGCGTTTCATGATGCCACCTTGGTTGCAGGACCTTGGATGGTTCACGCCGAACGCCTGGGCGATCGAAGCCTATCAGGGCGCACTATGGCGCGGTGCACCTTTGACGGCTTTGCTACCGTCGTTCTGGCCGCTGGCCGTCGCCGCCCTTTTGGGCCTTGCCGCGGCCCTGGCCCTGTCGCGCTACCGGTTGAAAATCGGATAA
- a CDS encoding ABC transporter ATP-binding protein has translation MTDLAHERARTPRSASSDVAALQVEGLSVQYGQTRVLNGLNLAIRPGEIFGLLGPNGAGKTTLVRTICGRIGPASGQIRIAGQKNSKRAALRRIGLVPQEIALYPHLTARENLMAFGQLSGLSRKSCRDALRFAMKATRLDERADSYIHTLSGGWKRRANIAAALLHRPSLLILDEPTVGVDVDARNALHEVIRDLGRSGLAVLLATHDLDQAQSLCERVGFLRRGTISPSGRPDDLLKKAFGDNRVLLVDLFEHASKDTRVMLRRIGFQEHPSGLEWSRMIDASAQKQAALTRALHQTDLHIKEIRFREPGLDTLFLKLARKRKSP, from the coding sequence TTGACCGACTTAGCGCATGAGCGTGCCCGCACGCCACGATCAGCCTCGAGTGATGTTGCGGCTCTCCAGGTCGAGGGTCTATCTGTGCAGTACGGTCAGACCCGGGTTCTCAATGGTCTCAACCTGGCAATCCGGCCCGGTGAGATCTTCGGCCTGCTGGGACCGAACGGGGCCGGAAAGACAACGCTTGTGCGCACCATTTGCGGCCGTATCGGCCCGGCCAGCGGGCAGATACGCATTGCAGGACAAAAAAACAGCAAACGCGCTGCGCTGCGCCGCATCGGCCTGGTTCCGCAGGAGATTGCCCTTTATCCGCACTTGACCGCCCGGGAAAATCTCATGGCCTTCGGCCAATTGTCGGGTCTGTCCCGCAAATCATGCCGGGACGCCCTGCGTTTTGCCATGAAGGCGACACGCCTTGACGAGCGGGCGGACAGCTATATCCACACCTTGTCGGGCGGATGGAAAAGACGCGCCAACATCGCCGCGGCACTGCTTCATCGCCCGTCCCTGCTCATACTCGATGAACCCACGGTCGGCGTGGATGTCGACGCCCGCAATGCCCTGCATGAGGTCATCCGCGATCTCGGGCGGTCCGGCCTGGCCGTACTACTGGCCACCCACGATCTCGATCAGGCCCAGTCACTTTGCGAACGTGTCGGTTTCCTTCGCAGGGGCACGATATCACCGTCGGGTCGGCCGGATGACCTATTGAAAAAGGCGTTCGGCGACAACCGCGTCTTGCTGGTCGATCTTTTCGAGCACGCCTCAAAAGACACCCGTGTCATGCTTCGACGCATCGGCTTCCAGGAACATCCATCCGGCCTGGAATGGAGCCGGATGATCGACGCATCGGCGCAAAAACAGGCGGCACTCACACGCGCACTGCACCAGACCGATCTGCACATCAAGGAAATACGGTTTCGCGAACCGGGTCTTGATACGCTGTTCCTGAAGCTCGCCCGCAAGAGAAAGAGCCCATGA
- a CDS encoding polyprenyl synthetase family protein, with the protein MRFATLGSGKRIRPILSVLISEAAKGKGRSFALDAGCAIECVHTASLVLDDLPCMDDANMRRGQSATHKKFGEATAILAAIGLLNRAYGIIAENTDAADESKTAALKVLSNAIGSNGMIAGQEIDLHQRSEFRRAPPIEDLNWLKTGVLFVASAHIGAIAAGLDETGVKALKGFAKSVGLAFQTADDLIDQSADPDKIGKDVGKDVGMPTLVSLSGPEAARRSCEEHLEDAENALAGAGLDRIGLAGLVDSIFGSKI; encoded by the coding sequence ATGCGTTTCGCCACCCTTGGCTCGGGCAAGCGAATCAGGCCCATCCTCAGCGTTCTGATAAGCGAGGCGGCAAAGGGCAAAGGACGATCATTTGCGTTGGACGCGGGCTGCGCGATCGAATGCGTCCACACCGCCTCCTTGGTACTTGATGATCTCCCCTGCATGGATGATGCGAATATGCGGCGCGGCCAATCGGCCACCCACAAGAAGTTTGGCGAAGCAACCGCGATACTTGCGGCGATCGGGCTTTTGAATCGCGCCTACGGCATCATAGCCGAAAACACAGATGCGGCAGATGAGAGCAAAACCGCTGCCCTCAAGGTACTGAGCAACGCTATTGGCTCAAACGGCATGATCGCCGGCCAGGAAATCGACCTCCACCAAAGAAGCGAATTCCGGCGCGCTCCGCCGATTGAGGACCTCAACTGGCTGAAAACGGGTGTGCTGTTTGTTGCCTCCGCGCATATCGGCGCGATAGCGGCAGGGCTCGACGAGACCGGGGTCAAGGCACTGAAAGGTTTCGCAAAATCGGTTGGCCTTGCCTTTCAGACAGCCGATGATCTGATCGACCAGTCCGCAGATCCCGATAAAATAGGCAAGGATGTAGGCAAGGATGTCGGCATGCCGACCCTGGTCTCCCTGTCCGGTCCCGAGGCCGCAAGGCGTTCATGTGAGGAACATCTCGAGGATGCGGAAAACGCCCTTGCCGGCGCCGGCCTTGACCGAATAGGTTTGGCAGGGCTGGTGGACAGCATCTTCGGTTCCAAAATATAA
- the fni gene encoding type 2 isopentenyl-diphosphate Delta-isomerase, producing MLTSRKDEHLSVVLGQRHKKSGKTTGFEAIDFVHCALPEMKLDDVDVSTTFLGKRISAPLLVSSMTGGPKRAASINENLARACEDLRLPFAVGSQRIAIEESEYGGLGRSLRTLAPSVPILGNFGAAQLNLGFGLDEARKAVEMIDADAVYIHLNPLQEAVQPEGDRDWSGLFDKIVALSDALPVPVAIKEVGSGISATLAKRFVGAGITIIDVAGAGGTNWAAVEAARMKDPQRAALANAFSDWGIPTALAVADIRDACPDATVISSGGIRSGIDVAKSIRVGANLAGQAAGLLQAANTSADSLVDHFTNVIDELRICCFCTGSQDLEALRSAEIRRVLG from the coding sequence ATGCTGACAAGCCGAAAAGATGAACACCTTTCGGTCGTTCTTGGGCAGCGGCACAAAAAGTCCGGCAAGACGACCGGGTTCGAGGCCATTGATTTCGTTCACTGCGCGCTTCCCGAGATGAAGTTAGACGACGTCGATGTTAGTACGACGTTTTTGGGCAAACGGATCAGTGCTCCTTTGCTTGTCAGTTCGATGACGGGTGGTCCCAAGCGCGCCGCGTCGATCAATGAGAACCTTGCGCGCGCCTGCGAAGATCTCCGGTTGCCGTTTGCGGTCGGTTCGCAAAGGATTGCGATAGAGGAAAGCGAATATGGTGGACTGGGCCGCAGCTTGAGGACGCTTGCGCCCTCTGTGCCCATTCTTGGAAATTTCGGCGCCGCCCAGCTCAATTTGGGTTTTGGTCTCGATGAGGCGCGCAAGGCGGTCGAGATGATCGATGCGGATGCGGTTTATATCCACCTCAATCCGTTGCAGGAAGCGGTGCAACCGGAAGGGGATCGGGATTGGTCGGGACTTTTTGACAAGATCGTAGCTCTCTCCGATGCATTGCCGGTGCCAGTTGCGATCAAGGAAGTCGGCTCGGGAATTTCCGCCACGCTTGCAAAGCGGTTTGTCGGGGCCGGCATCACGATCATAGATGTTGCCGGCGCGGGCGGAACCAACTGGGCGGCCGTGGAAGCCGCTCGCATGAAGGACCCGCAGCGGGCGGCCCTGGCCAATGCCTTTTCCGATTGGGGTATCCCCACCGCACTGGCCGTGGCCGACATTCGTGATGCCTGTCCGGATGCCACAGTTATTTCTTCCGGCGGGATTCGGTCCGGGATCGATGTGGCGAAGTCAATAAGAGTTGGAGCAAATCTTGCCGGGCAGGCTGCGGGACTTCTCCAGGCCGCCAATACATCGGCCGACTCACTTGTCGATCACTTCACCAATGTGATCGATGAGCTGCGCATCTGTTGTTTTTGTACCGGATCTCAAGACCTGGAAGCGCTCCGCAGTGCAGAGATCAGGCGCGTGTTGGGGTGA
- a CDS encoding protein-L-isoaspartate O-methyltransferase family protein: protein MDFDVARTRMVDNQIRTTDVTSHAVLSAFLSVAREKFVSGNMRALAYIDDDIRLSSGEDGVPDRYLMEPSPLAKMIQLAEVREGDVVLEIGCGTGYVSALLSQLADSVVALESDPALAETAVQTLSELGYDNVAVVTGKLPEGYKPEAPYDVIFIAGAVEELPSALFDQLRDGGRLVVVEGHGNASKANLYVREGGHTSARRGFNTSVKPLPGFEKKPEFQF, encoded by the coding sequence ATCGATTTTGACGTTGCGCGCACCAGAATGGTGGACAATCAGATCCGGACAACAGATGTCACTTCGCACGCCGTGCTGTCAGCATTCCTGTCCGTTGCCAGAGAGAAGTTCGTTTCGGGGAACATGCGCGCACTTGCCTATATCGACGACGATATTCGACTTTCATCGGGTGAGGATGGTGTCCCCGACCGTTATCTGATGGAGCCGTCTCCGCTGGCTAAAATGATCCAGTTGGCAGAAGTGCGTGAAGGCGACGTTGTTTTGGAGATCGGCTGCGGGACGGGCTATGTCTCGGCCCTGCTTTCACAGCTTGCCGATTCCGTTGTTGCGCTTGAATCTGATCCGGCCCTTGCGGAAACCGCCGTTCAGACCCTGTCGGAGCTGGGCTATGACAATGTGGCGGTTGTAACCGGAAAGCTGCCGGAAGGGTACAAACCGGAAGCGCCCTATGATGTCATTTTTATTGCCGGAGCCGTTGAAGAACTGCCAAGCGCGTTGTTCGATCAGCTTCGCGATGGCGGGCGCCTGGTGGTCGTGGAAGGCCATGGCAACGCATCCAAGGCAAATCTTTATGTGCGCGAGGGCGGCCATACATCAGCCAGGCGGGGCTTCAACACGTCGGTTAAACCGTTGCCGGGCTTTGAGAAAAAACCGGAGTTTCAGTTCTGA
- a CDS encoding TolC family outer membrane protein, with amino-acid sequence MSRLRQKLFVSAALAAASIMISAPVSAETILGAMAKAYENNPDLNAARAGLRATDEGVAIAKSGYRPKVTGTAKVSANRTDVGGAPITRNTIDSSVGVTFTQSLFDGFQTRNNVRAAEANVFGGRQDLLNTEMSILLSAAQIYANVVRDAQIVRVRRQNLEFLREQRNAAQARFDVGEGTRTDIALAQAQLESARASLLSAQAQYKSSVAVYVQIVGIAPKNLKRPSPTRKAMPGSSSAAVQIGLRDHPSILSAQYTVDAAAFSVKAAEGTLLPSVTLKGSVNHADGGTTTSSVGADLSVPIYQGGSASASVRQAKETLGQARILVDSARREVQQNIVTDWAQLEASKASIAANQAQVQAAQLALKGVVEERKVGQSTTLDVLETQSNVLSAQESLAQSQRDAVVASYSLLSSMGRLTVARLGLRVAKYQPAKHYDAVKDKWFGLRTVDGR; translated from the coding sequence TTGTCCAGATTGCGTCAGAAGTTGTTTGTTTCCGCGGCATTGGCTGCTGCATCGATTATGATCTCCGCTCCGGTTTCCGCCGAAACCATACTCGGAGCCATGGCAAAGGCTTATGAAAACAATCCCGATCTGAACGCAGCCCGCGCCGGTTTGCGCGCGACGGATGAAGGCGTTGCCATCGCCAAGTCAGGGTACAGGCCGAAGGTGACTGGAACGGCCAAGGTTTCGGCCAATCGAACCGATGTCGGCGGTGCACCGATCACCAGAAATACAATCGACAGCTCGGTTGGTGTGACCTTTACACAGTCTCTTTTCGATGGCTTTCAGACCAGGAACAATGTGCGCGCCGCCGAAGCGAATGTGTTTGGCGGACGTCAGGACCTGCTGAACACGGAGATGTCGATCCTTCTGTCGGCAGCCCAGATTTATGCAAATGTGGTGCGCGATGCGCAGATTGTGCGTGTTCGCAGGCAGAATCTGGAGTTCCTGCGAGAGCAGCGCAATGCGGCTCAGGCGCGGTTTGATGTGGGTGAGGGGACCCGCACAGATATCGCACTGGCTCAGGCGCAGCTTGAGTCTGCCCGTGCGTCGCTGTTGTCGGCGCAGGCCCAGTATAAATCCAGCGTGGCCGTCTATGTTCAGATCGTTGGCATCGCTCCTAAGAATCTCAAACGTCCCAGCCCGACACGCAAAGCCATGCCCGGCTCCTCATCTGCCGCAGTGCAGATTGGCTTGCGGGATCATCCGAGTATTTTGAGCGCACAATACACCGTCGATGCGGCCGCCTTCTCGGTCAAGGCGGCGGAGGGAACCTTGCTTCCCAGCGTCACTTTGAAAGGATCGGTCAATCATGCGGACGGCGGAACAACGACAAGTTCTGTCGGCGCTGATCTCAGCGTGCCGATCTATCAGGGCGGCTCGGCGTCGGCGTCCGTACGTCAGGCCAAGGAGACGCTCGGACAAGCGCGCATTCTTGTCGATTCGGCCCGCCGCGAAGTTCAACAGAATATTGTAACCGACTGGGCGCAGCTTGAAGCCTCGAAAGCATCGATCGCCGCCAACCAGGCACAGGTGCAGGCCGCGCAACTGGCGTTGAAGGGTGTTGTCGAAGAACGCAAAGTCGGCCAGAGCACGACGCTGGATGTGCTTGAAACCCAGTCCAATGTTCTGTCCGCCCAGGAGAGCCTTGCCCAGTCTCAACGGGATGCGGTGGTTGCCAGTTACAGTCTTCTGAGTTCCATGGGCCGCTTGACCGTGGCGCGTCTGGGCCTGCGAGTGGCGAAGTACCAGCCGGCCAAGCATTATGATGCGGTGAAAGACAAGTGGTTCGGATTGCGCACCGTGGACGGGCGTTAA
- a CDS encoding PopZ family protein: protein MAQANVASEPSMEEILASIRKIIESNDDAEGDGAEGFPPADDAPAPLTAKSEEELAAKGSKADDFKRSSPSADSPLGSSNPPKPVMPLGKEAGPGVQRETFAPRGLPGDPARTKPPATPMSAPKQPVSLAQLAAEADSGLSPRSEQGSRPGDAVTESEQKPVVLNGPGRSDERSAPKEETMAPQGQSESSLLDTPAKAPALISPQAGAKVAASFDNLNDALVNGPSRSFDEIAEDMLRPMLQQWLDDNLPTLVERLVREEIERVARGR from the coding sequence ATGGCACAGGCGAATGTGGCAAGTGAGCCGAGTATGGAAGAAATTCTTGCTTCCATCCGGAAAATTATCGAGAGCAATGACGATGCGGAAGGTGATGGTGCCGAGGGTTTCCCGCCTGCAGACGACGCACCGGCGCCCCTGACTGCAAAGTCCGAAGAAGAGCTGGCGGCAAAGGGTTCAAAGGCGGATGATTTCAAGCGGTCATCTCCATCGGCAGATTCACCACTCGGTTCCTCCAATCCGCCCAAGCCTGTCATGCCGCTTGGAAAGGAAGCTGGCCCGGGTGTGCAGCGCGAGACGTTTGCGCCGCGTGGCCTTCCGGGTGATCCGGCACGCACCAAGCCACCCGCGACGCCAATGTCTGCACCCAAGCAACCAGTCTCACTGGCGCAACTGGCAGCAGAAGCCGATAGCGGACTATCGCCCCGGTCGGAGCAAGGAAGCCGGCCCGGCGATGCGGTGACCGAGAGTGAACAGAAACCGGTTGTTCTGAATGGCCCCGGACGTTCAGACGAGAGGTCTGCGCCGAAGGAGGAGACCATGGCACCACAAGGTCAGTCTGAAAGCAGTCTGTTGGACACGCCCGCGAAAGCTCCGGCTCTGATCTCCCCGCAGGCAGGTGCGAAAGTGGCAGCATCTTTTGACAATCTCAACGATGCGCTGGTGAACGGTCCCAGCCGGTCTTTCGATGAAATCGCCGAGGACATGCTGCGGCCGATGCTGCAGCAGTGGCTTGACGATAATCTGCCGACACTTGTGGAACGTCTGGTCAGGGAAGAAATAGAACGCGTGGCCCGCGGCCGGTAA